The following DNA comes from Bradyrhizobium sp. SK17.
ACATCCTTCACATAGGCTGACGAGATCGTGCCCTGCGCCTTGTCGAGGCCGACGGGAACGATGGTCGAGGACAGCGAGGCAGCACCGCTGGCGATGAAATGCATCGGCTTCCAGCCGAGCTCGTAGATCTTGCGGATCGACTGCGCGCAGAATTTTGCCGTCGTGCCCGAGATCAGCACGTCAGGATTGGCGCCGCGCAGCGCCACGATCTGGGAATCGATGGTGGGATCGGTGACCTCGTGCGAGGCGACCACGGCCGATGTCGCGAACCGCTCGCCGAGCACGTCCTTGGTGCCGGCGACGAAATCCTTGCCGAGATCGTCGTTCTGGTAGAGCACTGCGATCTTGGCGTCCTTGTGCTGGCTCAGCGCATATTTGACGAACACCTGCGCCTCGGTCCGCGCGCTCGGCGCAAAGCCCATGGTCCAGGGATAGGTCTTGTAGTCGCCCCATTTGTCGCCGTTCACCGACAGGAATAGATGCGGCACCTTGGCGGCGTTGATGTATTTGACGACGGCCGAGTTCGGCGCGGTGCCGAGCATGTTGAACAGGAAGGCGACATTGTCGCTCTCGATCAGGCGCCGCACCTGCTCGACCGTCTTCGCCGGATTGAACGCGTCGTCGTAATAGATGTACTTGATCTGCCGCCCGGCGA
Coding sequences within:
- a CDS encoding ABC transporter substrate-binding protein; protein product: MVSINRRRWLTGAAGASLAAVAGVRPSLAEDTPGVTATEIRIGSTTSLSGPVSALGVQARCQEAYFKMLNEQGGIAGRQIKYIYYDDAFNPAKTVEQVRRLIESDNVAFLFNMLGTAPNSAVVKYINAAKVPHLFLSVNGDKWGDYKTYPWTMGFAPSARTEAQVFVKYALSQHKDAKIAVLYQNDDLGKDFVAGTKDVLGERFATSAVVASHEVTDPTIDSQIVALRGANPDVLISGTTAKFCAQSIRKIYELGWKPMHFIASGAASLSSTIVPVGLDKAQGTISSAYVKDVADPAWANDPGVKEFLAFMGKYFPDGNPKEGYNLYAYMVANVLKIVLEQCKGNFSRDNIMAQANNLKDVYVPTLLPGIKVNTSPTNHHPLRQLQLQRIEGPGWLRFGEVIEGANL